TGAATGAAACTGGTTCACTCACAACTCTAATGTTCCACATGTAGAACTTGTTTCTATTGTCAATTTGGCCAAAGAATTTCTTATCAGAATACTTGTAAAGACAGTAATCATACCAAATGATTGCTGCTTTGTTTGATGGACAACGCTTGCGGATCTCACCGCTTGCCTCTGCAACACAGGTTTTGCAGTCTGAGCTTGAGACGTCTCCTCTACACAGCGCAAGGCCATAAGCTTGGTCTGGGTTTCGGCCTGATGAGCCAAAACCAAAACCTGCTTGAGGGGTTTGGAGGGATAGATCGCCTGCAAGCTTGTTGAGGTTGTACTCGTAAGGGCCATTGGAAGTGAAGTTTTCAGAGCTTGAACAGAAATGGAAGAGTGGATCAGCTCCAAAAACAGTATAAGCTTGGAGAATAAGGAGCGCTATGGAAAGCTTTAGATTGAAAGAGGAAGTGAATTTTGAGATAGACATTGTTGAAGCTTGCAAAGACAGATTGGTGGGTTGTGTAGACAATTATTTTATAGGATTGGAATGCAGCATTATCTTAATTTTCTATTTGTctgtttatttaaatttacttcttattattattttgattatataacGATGACTTCTAATTTCATATGTACCTTTGGAATGAAAAAAGGGTTAATTGTTATATCAGCCTTTTaagaaatgtaaaaaataatttgtatggaaaaatgatttaaaaaaatctcaaaaaaataatttattttctttatttaattaaaatatttaaaaacaaaaaatgctAATTATAATAAGATTAATGTACAGAAAGTGTATTACTATTAataattaagatttttaaattttagaaaaaaattttctttttagaataaaatgtcattttttaataagtttgattatttttcaattaattttcttaaatatctttgatattaaaaaaatttataaaataaatagatgattcattaagtttaaaattttagctATAGTTTATTATTCATGTAGACCGGATAATGATATTTGATAACCGCTGAATTATTAACATTAAGTCGAGTATGATATAAAGGAGTCATATCCAAAACCTATCAGAATCAATTACTAAGCTGACCCATCAGCACACTATGCAATTTACAGATTGAAGTAGAACAGATTAATCGAGAGTTCGggctcttaaaaagaaattcaatttatttgacACAATGAAAAGTAAAAGAACAAGTCTAATTATACCGCGATTCTATCAGTATGAATGtcaaaaaagaattaaatagttatttaatGATAATGAATAGATAAACACACCGGTATATACAATTCTGAATAACAGTAATAGATgacactaaaaaataaaaaataaaaaataaaaaataaaaaataaaaataaaaataaaaatgaaaatgattcaaattaaattttctgtGTATATATAgaaatcttattttttttaatctcataTTATCAATACTTATCATTGTATTGTTTCTATAAAGGAAAattctataaatttattatttttaacgaCTTTCTAGAAATTATATTTGcgagaaaaatttaaataaaatttttagttaaaatttaaaatgtgtaatatttaaatagaaaataattttaattgaaagtgatccatatattttatatttgactTGGTTTCACGAGTTTTGCCAACTTTTAGAACCGACAAGAAGGTTCCAAAATCGGGCGCCGCTGCGGCTCCGATGTATAGTTGCCCGCTATCAACTACAACGTGGACTTTTGTTTTCTAAAATTCTcacataataattaataaatcccTTCAATAATAGTCTCTCTTGTTTTTTTTCTTGCGATTCTATAGAGTTTTTGACTAGccctgtgcaatcggtcggttcggttccgaaccgaaccgaatcgacaaaaccgaaaaccgaactattaaaattttcaaaaccgaaaaaaccgatttTGAAAgtataaccgaaccgaatcgaaccgataaaaatcggttcggttcggttcggttcggttcaaaccgaactATTACCCTAATGGATTCCCAAAAATCAGATCCAGGGCCAACATTGCCCAGGGAAGATAGAATCCCTGCAAGTTTTGACTACTAGGGCAGTGAACAAGTAGAAAACAATGGATACAAAATTATACCGTATTCTTCCATCGATCCTGGGTGTTGACATCAGCACCAAACTCAATCAAACACTTGGCAACGTCGATCCATCCATGTAGCGAGGCAACGTGGAGAGGAGTTCGATTATCGTAATCCCTAGCGTGGACGAGTGATGGATCTTCCACAAGAAGCTTACGGACAGCGGCAGCGTCGTTTTGGTGAGCATGCCACAGTATCATTGAAGTCCTGCTGACTCTGGCCTTCTCCTTTTGCTTGTCCGAAGATGGTGGCGGGGGTCTGCGCTCAGCGGGCGGCACCAAAGAATCGCTAGCGGAGGAGGAATTACTGGAGCTCATGGAGAAACAGAAGACTGGAGAGGTGGCCAGGGGGAGAATAGGGGTTCTGGGGGGAGAGAATCGGGAGATCTGGGGGGAGAGAATCGGGAGATTGGAGCTTGAACGCCTGGGGAGCAGAAAGGGATGGACCGATGGAGGGGGTTGGGGTGCTGGGTTGGGTAGGAGAGGATCGCGTGAGGGCTCGGGTGAGGGCATAGGCTTGGCCTAGCCATGAaatcggtttgatcggtttgatcggttatataacatgtttaaaccgaaccaaaccgaaaaccgaataattttaaatatattaaccgaaccaaaccgatcatTCTGGCTAACCGAACCGATAAACcgaaattaatcggttcggttcggtttttcggtttagaCCGAAATCTGCTCTCCCCTATTTTTGACATCGAGTGATTGACTTAATTTATaggaaaatttataatttaatttatgaatattatcattattaataaatcagtttctgtatttttaaaaatctattaaaatatttttatttttttctctcgtcaacaaaatagttcttccgtctatttttaccgttaaaaatataataaaagactaaattactcttcattatttttctcctcttcttcttctttttctttttctttttcttcttctagaAGGactattttctctctcctcatttatctaattttaacaaaaaagaGGAATGAATATTTCGTTAacagaaagaaaatataagaacgttttaatagatttttaaaaatacagagactaacttgttaataatgacaatacctaaggactaaattgtaaatctctctaatttataaatattatatatttgtaaggtaatttaaattaataaatatttacatttcgtttggtatttttcattttataaaaaaatttaaataatattttcataaaatctaaataatttctatttattttaaaaaaatacaatttttttaacataaaaaaaattatatactttCATTATAGAcaagaattattaaaaaaaattaattaaatttaatttttataaaattcttcaTTTTAAATGGggttaaaattttgataaactgcgagaatatttgattttttttatgtttaagtagcattaataaaattattactttaatGTTATTAAACAGTTTAATAtcgatataaaattattaaattaattttttactacataataatatatattctaataaaactttaattgatttaaaagataaaatttttatatgttttgacgtttttatgtgatttttttaatttttaaaattaataaaaaattaagagatttacAAACATCAGTCCATAagtataattttcaattttatttattttcaaaattcaagtaatttatatttaaattcttttatttttatacgttAAAATACATTAATCTTGAAAATAAAATCTGAAACTTTATCAAACttactataatttttaaatttctttcctttcctttcatatttaagtaattttaagAACTTatgttttttcatttttataaactacatcatcatcagctcccaaaagtaaaatttgaaattttcctAGACTTGTTgcaagtttttattttctctatttttacaGCAAAAGTAACTATTGAATATATGAAACTTTCTTTCAAATACTTTATacaactaaaatattttttctactaacacaagtaataaaaatatataaattataaataaaattttcaacccTTCTAagctttttttaaaataattttttaatttttcttgacTTTTTTCACCTCATTCTTTAGGTTGGACAATCCATCATTTATCTCttcaaaataaagataaaaataaattaattcttccCTTGTTATTTCATAATCTCATATTATAAATGTCTCATAATCTTTTAAGTAGACATTTCTCTACCTGCTACTATTctttgaaaaatgaaatgaaaaagaaagaaagagaatatgTTGAGTTGTAAAATTTTTCCTTTACGTAGGTTGCAGGGTATAGGAAGGATATtctagaaataaaattttttttttttgatagatTTGACTAGGcataattttttacaattatagagaaatgaatgaaaagattgtttatttaaatagaaaaaaatagagaaatttaaatatttaattttaaaattatagagattaatttattaattagtctaaattttaaaaattaaaatatattatttttttaataactttattttttaaaggaaaaattattttatagtcTCTAATGAATttatctttctatttttaaaattcgatGATTgagtttctaaaatttaattttattataatttgacGTTTCTCGGTAAAAACATATAGTTAGTgaaagaataaataattaaattataatttttaaaatataatattttagtttctgaaatttaattttatcaaattaaaaagtCTATCTCTTAAAGAATTAAACCAACAAAACTCAAGCAACCAAttgaaattttcaaattaaatctccataaacaaaaaaaaaatccaatacattcaaaaattcaaactttataaatccaacaaaaatcaaaataaataaatttaattgtcaaaaattaaaaattaaaagggtaatttatgatttagtccctggatattactattattaacaagtcagtccctgtatttttagaaacctattaaaacgtccttatgttttatttccgtcaacgaaatagccCTTCCatcctattttccgttaaaattagataaaggaggagagataaaatttttaaaatccaattttaccctcaaataaaaccatttatttagtccttgtatattataattattaacaagttagtccttacattttcaaaaatctattaaaatatttttatcttttttcatatctattaaaacgtccttatcgtttttttccgtcaatgaaatagtccctatcttttctcatatctattaaaacattcttatcgtttttttatgtcaacgaaatagtccctcctcatcgtttctttctgtcaacgaaatcatccctccctatatttttagaaatctattaaaacgtccttattgtttctttttgtcaaccaAATAGTCCCTATtttttctcagatctattaaaacgtccttatcgtttctttttgtcaacgaaatagtccctgtcttttctttcgtcctcctccgaaaaagaagaagaagaagaagaagagaaagaagaagaagaagaagagaaagaagaagaagaagaagaagaagaagaagaaggagaagaagaagaagaaggaggaggaggaggaggaggaggagaagaagaagaagaagaagaagaagaagaagaagaagaagaagaagaagaagaagaagaagaagagaaagaagaaaaagaagcaaaagaagaagaaggagaagaagctgaagaaggagaagaaggagaagaagcagaagaagaaggagaagaagaagaagcaggagaagaaggagaagaagcagaagaagaaggagaagaagaagaagcagaagcagaaggaagaagaattgatgaagaagaaaagggaggaggaggagaaggagaaaaataatgggggtaatatagtcttttactatatttttaacggcaaaaataaatagaaggactattttattgacggagagaaaacataagaacgttttaataggtttctaaaaatacagggactgacttgttaataatggtaatacccagggactaaatcatAAATTACCCAAATCAAAATTCAACAGAAGTCCCTTGTCATCTGCCACTACTCACCGTCACCTACCGCTTGCATAGCTCATCCACCGCTGTTACCAGCCACTCGCATCTCTCCCAATTCGCCATCACGTGCGGCTCGTCATGTCGCACCTCTCCCTTCTCGTCATTGCTTGCGGCTCGCGTCGTTCCCCATGACACGCTGGCCGCTGCTTGCCGTAAACCCTCTGCTCACTGCTCACTGCTCACTGTCGCCTTCCgctcctccattacctttgatCATACATGAATGATAAACATGATTTTGGAATTTGAAAAGCATGAAGAGAATTTAGAGATTTGAGAGGTGgaagtaatttttattattaataagagtatttttgaaattatattttaatatagggaaaattactttgtagtccctgaggtttaacataattaacacttctgtccctctattttggcgacccaacacttaagtccttcactttcttttctgtccaactttgtagtccttccgtccaaaatagccgtttgggacacgtaaattgacaaaattaaccctcttcttcttcttcttcttcttcttcttcttcttcttcttcttcttgaatttcacattgaaataagggtatttttagaaaaaattatcacatctcacctttgactttttgaccaaacggtttaaatggacggaaggactacgaatttggacggaagagaaagtgagggacttaagtgttgggtcgccaaaatagagggacagaagtgttaattacgttaaacctcagggactaaaaagtaaatttccctttaatatatttattttgaaaaaatttaaatcttaaaaaattagagaaacagattcattaattatactatATTTGATAaacgaaaaaataattttttttatttaataatgtaataatatattatgattttaaaatctttaatttgatCGTTTAAATAGGTTTtctatctaaatttaaatttcatctcATTAAtgggataaaattttattaattttcaatttaaaattatgaattaaaaatatttattttaactaataagATTTTGTTCAACTTTGAACTCCACATTTCTAATAGATATAATTGATGACtcaatgaatattttattttattatattattgttgttgttattattatataaatcgTAAGATCATAcatgtaaaaatataatattaaataaaaataataaatttaattaataaagaaaataagagaattaTTTGTTTTGCATAGTATGGTATACCTTAATACATTATGTTATTAGTGTCAAAATAtcaatctaattaattaagaatttaaattgCTTCTATTTATATCTAATCtcaataattcaaaataaaattctcATGTCTTCTACTAGATATTCCTATAATAATAAGTTTTATCAGTAAAGTTATTAGACTGTTATACACTTCTTGTATATAAACTCAGTTATAACTTATAACTCTATATGACTAACCTTATTTGTTTAGCTCTAAACCCTAATTTCAAAATCCACATACCTTCATTATCAAGTGAATGCTGATTGAGGCTCTTTTTATTATGGCTTCTGTGTTTTAGAGTTTCAGTGTTTCAACATCAAGGTTTTTAAGTTGAATACTGCTTGCTTTGACTATATTCTTGCCACAAAGcgggttcaaactgaaaaaatttgtaatatccggctagaatctgacatcgaaattcctgttgtccggtggaattcTGGATGCCGGAAGTCTCTAGCAGGGTAAGATTTAAGTGTTTCTAAAGTCATgtcgtatgttttaatgttttaaagttgaaatgaaaagagtgtttgaaagaaaagaaccaaggcagaaaagccaggttcggccgccgaaggtaacattcggccgccgaacatgcatggctttcggtttcacgtgtggccgccgaaggtggtctggccaaccacctataaaacggctctcagtcggttgaaaggataagactGAGCTTATCTTTTCATTTccagaggtgagaccctgtctttCTGAAgtatctttcatgttttcattaaatcttgcaaaggtttgattgatttttatgttattttgaaggttttgagctaaaaacacaaagtgttgaagtttggagagtttgaaggagagttgcttcatATCTCCAtgttgggatcgttcatcttcttgatttcaagaggtaagtgaagatcctgaacttgttttcatgatttatgaaggttttatgaggttttgggggagagttgcatgaatagggtaaaaagagagttttttgatgtttttgtgagaaaaacttgtgtatgtgttatatgttttgtgttgttggggttttactgtagtttctgacccctttgagcatatacttgggtgtatgcatgttgaggagttgaggtgtttgagtttgaggaagattggtgcattttggcgtgaggcagagcaaggttctgccttgctgatgaacccagcttcggcagccgaagaatggttcggccgccgaatgtgctgaggaggtggcttcggttgcctaagcttgcccccgagcctttggactttcggctctggaggggagtttcggccgccgaagatgcccctgaaggttagagactttcgtctctagagtgcctttcagcccccgaaacttgcccccgaaagggttcggctgccgaaagtcgagtttcggccgccaaaggtgcatgagtttcgactCTGAAAagaactttcagccgccgaacctgccgccgaaagtgccctgtccagcattcctttgcatgctttgcatggttgttttagggggtttaaggggattcttggggactTTTATagagatgtttggtccctcatttgagtccaactgtgtaggcacagactagaggaaccagagagagcagcagtgagtactgcttcagagtttgcagagtcagttcagacagccaaggtgagtggaactaaacttaattcttttaattgagaactggaatgtttttagcatatttcatgcatcatgagtatacagtaggttgattgcattagaatccacgaatatgttgcattgcatagttatttgttggtgtgggtaaatgctgaatgatccaatagtcactgagataagtccaggagcctttgactacgccctggcaggtatagaagtccaggagcctttgactacgccctggtaggtatagtaaagtccaggagcctttgactacgccctggcaatggtaagtataggtgttatatacacatatagataTATGAGACAGGAGAACCAGGTGCTTTTGCCTACGCCCTGGTGcagagatactgggactatttggtgacaggtttacccttgatgtgaattgtctgtgatatgatgcattccataagttttcatgacttgttttactgttctactcactgggctatagagctcatcccactcccttaaccccagttttgcaggttcagtgtacaggttgtacaggaaagatcagcagagtacagaaaagaGTGAAGAGTGTTATAATAgcagcatagtgtggacatgtaataatataaagagatataAACCTTGTATagagttagagttgtgcttgattcAGTTGTTCTGTAAATCTTTGTAGATACATGGTCTATTTTTATATCTGTTGTATGAACAGGTGAAAAACCAGGTTTAACaagtatgagataacccatctagagcgaGCTCTAGTCAGAGGGTTCAGtattacagagatagtgcatgcacaggttaagccttggtccagagaaaaatttttattttcacagaaaagatatgatcatgtatgagattttacagatacccagagagtatagcaggcttgctacgggttctggcggccttaagccgatctaaatcctagcgccggtgacggtcctttttggggtagttacaaaattgatcaaatcgaattaatttaaaattttaattcgattttttattcattttcatcgatttttaatttcaaaaaattttggttatttcggtttgattcaattttaattaaaaataaatcaaaaaaaccaaatcaaatcgattagtgataataatatattattttttaataatatagagttattagatcatattaaaattaaaatatcaaattaaatttaaaatactaaaaataaagtgtaaaaaataaaaaatttattaaaaatttaaaccgatcaaatcaaactgaatcaaatcgattcggtttggttcagttcgatttttgatcaaaattgattcaattcagtttttataaatattaaaatttttgtttttaatttatttggtttgatttaattttaaaccgaactgaCCGAATAATCTCCCATATTGCCACATGTGATTATCTTATTTTGGTTCAATTAATTGTGAATCCTATGACAAAGAAGCCTATTTGATATCCTCTTGGTACTATTCTTCCATTGTTCAGATATATGCAATCTTATGGGATTTACGTACAGcaattgtgaaaaaaaaaaagttgtacatttatttattgataagaGTTTACATATTGGTTATGCTAAGTGTTAGGTGCAAATTCATGCAGAGTAGTGGATGATCAATCTTTTAGACTAATGAGGAAGTTTTTCTAAAATTTGAGGCTTTGCATTTGGATTCCTATTATCCATAATTGTGAAATATAGTGTGTCTCTGTATATTGACaatgaaaattttttcaaatcCCACTCCCAAGCACATAGAGAAGAGGTGATAGGCTTGCAGTGCTATGAAACTTTTTTGAGACTGATCATTCATAATATTCAACCATTTGTGATTGATATTATAGATTTGTGAAAGCTCATATGGGGTTGCTTGGAGTAAGCAATATGCGATAAATTATTGTTACTCTATAAACATTGAAAGAGCTTGATTTTGATGATACTAAAACTtgatgaattttatattttaattatttttaataatttaaaatattgaagaattaagaaaatcactccaataaaaaaaatataaaaaaaactcaagacgcatcaaaataaatatttttaagatttaatataAAAGAGTGAATAAGTTGATTTACCAATGAGCAAGAAAAGCACTCCAATAGAAATTTCCTTTATGGGTAAGCATGTTGCaagtactatttaattttagtgctctaaaattaaaatataaaatattattcactctaaaaattatattttaaatattttatcacaTTTATTTGAAATGATTCAAAAAATGTTTAAAAGTCAATACTAGAAGgaactttataaaaaatatttaaaattatatgacaTGTAGCAACagacattaaaatttaaaataaatttagatgggatctaacttttaataaaattttttattttttaatttattttttctcgtCTTAACTAAAAAATTCTcaacataatttaaatattcttttattattataaaatgacaTTACACTGTAGTTAAATATACCAAATCATTTacattatcaaataaaaataaataaataaataaaataattaatatgaataaactataaaaattaaatttatattttttgagttGCTCTGTAAAACGATACACATCTAATCACTctgtaatattaattttatagtattgaaattaaattgtatcagtaatattttttatttaaatattaataatataattaaatatattttataatatatataataaaatatatttttattataatataaaattaaaatatttttatattaacaacgttaactattatataaaatatatttaatattatattaaaaaaaataaagagtaccgtaaaaaatataataaagctgattaaacataaattatttatatttaaaaagcaCAGAACAGGCTTTTTCAtaacattattaatttttttatttactaataACATAACTAaatgtattttataatatatataataaaatatattaatataataattaaaatatttcaactaataaaaataagacaacttatattataaaaataaggagtattaaaaaaatataaggttGCCATAAAAATTATTCAACTAATAAAGgttactataaaaaataattaactgtTAAGTTTAGATGTGTATTTTGCATAAGAGAATTTTGTAAAAAGTTATTCagtaaatttataattgatactagtattataaaattaatttattaaaaataataaaatatattattataatataatatattatgaaaaattaaaaaacatttgttattataaacagttataaataatattattaaattaatttatataaatatattattattgtaatataaacaataaaaaataaagcatttaattttttttaaaaacaaaccAAAATATGCCAGCAGGAATTTGCTGAAACTTTGAATTTTTAAAGCCTGTTGCGGTAAACTTTAAATCAATAAAGTTTGCACAATAACTTtgttgatttaattaaaaaaaaaaaaaagaaaaagaatgtcTGTCTGACAGATAAGCGATAGGTGGAAAATTTAACTGTCACATAAGCGATTAGACCCTTCTTTAATAATGTTATGTCAAAGTAGGTGAAAGCCGAAGCAAACGTGCTTCCATAGCCAAACCCATAAAAGAAAGTAAACTTCTCATTATAAAAGGAAGAGAGAATTAATTACTTTACAAATAAGCATTACAAGTATAACCCTTTAATATGGATCAAGTTTAAATTGGAACACTTACAATTTCAAATCCCGAATGAGAGGAAAAACCAAAACCTCTATTTTCGTGAAGTTTGTTGGAAACTAGTTAATTTCCAAGCTCAACAGAAGGCGGTAATCCGGGTTCCCACCCATTGCAGCTTGGAAAAGAGCTAGGAAAACAGAGCAGATGAAGCACTTGATGATTCAAAATACGAAGTGATGATGAGCATTAACCAACATCAAAAGCTTCTCCAACATcccaaaatcaaa
This genomic interval from Manihot esculenta cultivar AM560-2 chromosome 12, M.esculenta_v8, whole genome shotgun sequence contains the following:
- the LOC110627873 gene encoding cysteine-rich repeat secretory protein 38-like, with product MSISKFTSSFNLKLSIALLILQAYTVFGADPLFHFCSSSENFTSNGPYEYNLNKLAGDLSLQTPQAGFGFGSSGRNPDQAYGLALCRGDVSSSDCKTCVAEASGEIRKRCPSNKAAIIWYDYCLYKYSDKKFFGQIDNRNKFYMWNIRVVSEPVSFNKQTKDLLSQLAKKAYATPKLYVSGETKLGESEKLYGLVQCTRDLSNVDCQKCLDGIIGELPSCCDGKEGGRVVSGSCNFRYEIYPFVNE